Proteins encoded by one window of Methylovirgula ligni:
- a CDS encoding EVE domain-containing protein → MAHWLLKSEPSSWSWQQQVEAGAKGTFWNGVRNHSAKLHLMAMKVGEEAFFYHSNEGKEIVGIVTIIKPYYPDPSDESGKFGMVDVRAVKPLKHPVTLEAIKAEPRLKDMVLVNNSRLSVQPVSEAEWTLICKLGGV, encoded by the coding sequence ATGGCGCATTGGCTTTTGAAGAGCGAACCTTCGTCCTGGTCCTGGCAACAGCAGGTCGAAGCCGGCGCCAAAGGCACGTTCTGGAACGGCGTGCGCAACCACAGCGCCAAGCTGCATCTGATGGCGATGAAGGTCGGCGAAGAGGCCTTCTTCTATCATTCCAACGAAGGCAAGGAGATCGTCGGCATCGTGACGATCATCAAGCCCTATTATCCCGACCCGAGCGACGAAAGCGGCAAGTTCGGCATGGTCGATGTGCGCGCCGTAAAGCCGCTGAAACATCCGGTGACGCTCGAAGCGATAAAGGCCGAGCCACGCTTGAAGGATATGGTGCTCGTCAACAATTCGCGCCTCTCGGTGCAGCCGGTGAGCGAGGCGGAATGGACGCTCATCTGCAAGCTGGGCGGGGTTTAG
- a CDS encoding GNAT family N-acetyltransferase, translated as MLRWLGNWLGKSTAPTVHRLGPQFGKVCARIHAQSFPHPWSAEEFEALLAGRDVIAHWANPGASLGSFWQPGRTPVGFILSRRAADQAEILTLAVTPKARQKGVGAALLTTHLPTLAAAGVKSLFLEVEAGNTAAIRLYQNFGFRQVGERKAYYRTAGGSPATALVLRRDLF; from the coding sequence ATGCTGCGTTGGCTCGGCAACTGGCTTGGGAAGTCGACCGCTCCGACCGTCCATCGCCTTGGCCCGCAGTTCGGCAAGGTCTGCGCGCGTATTCACGCGCAGAGCTTCCCGCACCCCTGGAGCGCCGAGGAATTCGAGGCCCTGCTAGCCGGGCGCGACGTGATCGCCCATTGGGCGAATCCTGGGGCAAGCCTCGGCTCCTTCTGGCAGCCGGGCCGGACCCCGGTCGGCTTCATCCTTTCCCGCCGGGCGGCCGATCAAGCGGAGATTTTAACCCTCGCGGTGACGCCCAAGGCCCGGCAAAAGGGCGTTGGCGCGGCGCTTTTGACGACCCATCTGCCAACTTTGGCGGCAGCGGGGGTTAAATCCTTGTTTTTAGAGGTTGAAGCCGGCAATACCGCCGCGATAAGGCTTTACCAGAACTTCGGCTTTCGCCAGGTCGGTGAGCGCAAGGCTTATTACCGCACGGCTGGCGGCAGCCCCGCCACAGCCCTGGTTTTACGCCGCGATCTTTTCTAG
- a CDS encoding outer membrane protein: MLSKFFLSSSLLLAMAASAAAADLPSTKGEPVYAPPQPVFSWTGFYIGAQAGYGWGHKSDYILFPGGAVVQGEGSNLSGFLGGGHVGYNYQISEFVFGVEADANGSTSHGNETNLGFAGYGSEEFDASLRARAGVAFDRILIYATAGAAFGDFHTSLTDPFGVVESHNPSTVGWTVGGGLEYAIDNNWSVRAEYRYTDYRAGGINYTTLALSPFVIHDHLTDNRVQAGFSYKFDLFAAAAPVVAKY, translated from the coding sequence ATGCTTTCCAAATTCTTTTTATCTTCAAGTTTGCTTCTTGCTATGGCTGCATCTGCGGCAGCCGCCGATCTGCCCAGCACCAAGGGCGAACCGGTCTATGCGCCGCCGCAGCCCGTCTTTTCCTGGACCGGCTTTTACATCGGCGCGCAGGCTGGCTATGGATGGGGACATAAGTCTGATTACATCCTGTTTCCCGGGGGCGCTGTCGTTCAGGGCGAGGGTTCTAACCTCTCCGGATTTCTTGGTGGCGGCCATGTTGGCTACAATTATCAGATATCGGAGTTCGTCTTCGGCGTTGAAGCTGACGCGAACGGCTCGACCAGTCACGGCAACGAGACAAACTTGGGCTTCGCTGGCTATGGCAGTGAAGAGTTCGATGCATCTCTCCGCGCTCGGGCGGGCGTCGCTTTTGATAGAATCCTGATCTACGCGACAGCGGGCGCCGCCTTCGGAGATTTTCATACCAGCCTGACCGACCCGTTTGGTGTTGTTGAGAGCCACAACCCCAGCACCGTTGGCTGGACCGTCGGTGGCGGCCTCGAATATGCCATCGATAACAACTGGTCGGTCCGCGCGGAGTACCGTTATACGGATTACAGGGCCGGCGGAATTAATTATACAACGCTGGCTCTCAGCCCATTCGTCATACACGATCACCTGACCGACAACCGCGTGCAGGCTGGTTTTTCGTACAAATTCGATCTCTTCGCGGCGGCCGCGCCGGTCGTGGCGAAATACTGA
- the tsaD gene encoding tRNA (adenosine(37)-N6)-threonylcarbamoyltransferase complex transferase subunit TsaD gives MRFLGIETTCDETAAAVVALKPEGGGEILANEVFSQIAEHQAYGGVVPEIAARAHIEVLDRLIQRALETAKVELDDLDGIAAAAGPGLIGGVIIGLTEGKALALAARKPFVAVNHLEAHALTARLAGGLDFPYLLLLVSGGHTQLVAVRGVGDYVRLGATVDDAVGEAFDKVAKMLGLPYPGGPQVERVALKGDAARFDFPRPMLGRPKPDFSFSGLKTAVRLEAEKIAPLNPSAVADLCASFQAAVVDTLVDRLRAGVRVFGERIGPCQAMVVAGGVAANSAIRRALMRFCSESGLRLVVPPVGLCTDNGAMIAWAGIERLRLGLSDDMTFAARPRWPLDSEAEALHHGKA, from the coding sequence ATGCGTTTTCTCGGTATCGAAACCACCTGCGACGAAACGGCGGCGGCCGTCGTCGCGCTGAAGCCCGAGGGCGGCGGGGAAATCCTCGCCAATGAAGTGTTCAGCCAGATCGCCGAACACCAGGCCTATGGCGGCGTGGTGCCGGAAATCGCCGCCCGCGCCCATATCGAAGTGCTCGACCGGCTGATCCAGCGGGCGCTCGAAACGGCCAAGGTCGAGCTTGACGATCTCGACGGCATCGCCGCCGCCGCCGGGCCCGGCCTGATCGGCGGGGTGATCATCGGCCTGACGGAAGGCAAAGCCCTCGCGCTCGCGGCGCGCAAGCCGTTTGTCGCCGTCAACCACCTCGAAGCCCATGCCCTGACCGCGCGGCTCGCCGGCGGCCTCGATTTTCCCTATCTGCTCCTGCTCGTCTCCGGCGGCCATACCCAGCTCGTCGCGGTGCGCGGCGTCGGCGATTATGTGCGGCTCGGCGCCACCGTTGACGATGCCGTGGGCGAGGCCTTCGACAAGGTCGCCAAAATGCTCGGCCTGCCCTACCCCGGCGGCCCGCAGGTGGAGCGCGTGGCGCTGAAAGGCGATGCCGCCCGCTTCGATTTTCCCCGTCCCATGCTTGGCCGCCCGAAGCCTGATTTCTCCTTCTCCGGACTGAAGACGGCGGTGCGGCTGGAGGCCGAGAAGATCGCGCCGCTGAACCCGAGCGCTGTCGCTGATCTCTGCGCCTCGTTTCAGGCCGCCGTCGTCGATACGCTTGTCGACCGGCTCCGCGCCGGCGTGCGCGTCTTCGGCGAAAGGATCGGCCCCTGCCAGGCGATGGTCGTCGCCGGCGGCGTCGCCGCCAATTCGGCCATCCGCCGCGCGCTGATGCGCTTCTGCAGCGAGAGCGGGTTGCGGCTCGTCGTGCCGCCCGTCGGCCTTTGCACCGACAATGGCGCGATGATCGCCTGGGCGGGCATCGAGCGGCTGCGCCTCGGCCTCAGCGACGACATGACGTTCGCCGCGCGACCGCGCTGGCCGCTCGACAGCGAAGCCGAAGCCCTGCATCACGGCAAAGCCTGA
- the miaB gene encoding tRNA (N6-isopentenyl adenosine(37)-C2)-methylthiotransferase MiaB, with product MNAYDAQKMTDLLAPAGFDETQRLDDADLVILNTCHIRERASEKIFSELGKVREVKDARRADGRATQIVVAGCVAQAEGGEIVRRQKAVDLVVGPQNYHRLPDLLRRAEQVPVIDTEFPAEDKFDHLPRASRGAIQARGVAAFVTVQEGCDKFCTFCVVPYTRGAEVSRPVEKILAEVAALAEAGVREVTLLGQNVNAYHGEGPDGRIWSLAQLCARLAEIPGIARLRYMTSHPNDMDEDLIAAHRDLPALMPFLHLPVQTGSDALLAAMNRKHDRAAYRDIVRRLRTACPDIALSSDFIVGFPGESDADFAATLDFVREITFASAFSFKYSPRPGTPAADLRDQVPEDVMVMRLAELQELLDAQRLAFNTSLVGKTLAVLFEKKGRRAGQIGGRSPYLQPVQVEAPETLIGRIVPVEITGLGTNSLFGRLADGAGCEKVDAGFSLESRSDYENRSRL from the coding sequence ATGAATGCTTACGATGCGCAGAAGATGACCGATTTGCTGGCGCCTGCGGGCTTCGACGAAACCCAACGCTTGGACGACGCGGACCTCGTCATACTCAACACCTGCCACATCCGCGAACGCGCGTCGGAGAAGATCTTCTCCGAGCTTGGCAAGGTGCGGGAAGTGAAGGATGCCCGTCGCGCGGACGGGCGCGCCACGCAGATCGTCGTCGCCGGCTGCGTCGCCCAGGCCGAGGGCGGGGAGATCGTGCGCCGGCAGAAGGCCGTCGATCTCGTCGTCGGGCCACAGAATTATCACCGTCTGCCCGATCTGCTGCGCCGCGCGGAACAAGTTCCGGTGATCGACACCGAATTCCCGGCCGAGGACAAGTTCGACCATTTGCCGCGCGCCTCACGTGGCGCGATTCAGGCCCGCGGCGTCGCCGCTTTCGTCACGGTTCAGGAAGGCTGCGACAAGTTTTGCACCTTCTGCGTCGTGCCATATACGCGCGGCGCCGAGGTCTCGCGTCCGGTCGAAAAAATTCTCGCCGAAGTCGCGGCTCTGGCGGAAGCCGGCGTGCGCGAGGTGACGCTGCTCGGCCAGAACGTCAACGCCTATCACGGCGAAGGGCCGGACGGGCGCATCTGGTCGCTGGCGCAACTCTGCGCGCGGCTCGCCGAAATCCCCGGCATCGCCCGGCTGCGCTATATGACGAGCCACCCGAACGACATGGACGAGGATCTTATCGCCGCACATCGCGACCTGCCCGCACTGATGCCCTTTCTGCATCTGCCGGTGCAGACGGGCTCCGACGCGCTCCTCGCCGCGATGAACCGCAAGCATGATCGCGCCGCCTATCGCGACATCGTGCGGCGGCTGCGCACGGCGTGCCCCGATATCGCGCTCTCGTCGGACTTCATCGTCGGCTTCCCGGGCGAAAGCGACGCCGATTTCGCCGCGACTCTCGATTTTGTCCGGGAGATTACCTTCGCCAGCGCCTTTTCCTTCAAATATTCGCCGCGACCCGGCACGCCGGCCGCCGATCTGCGGGATCAGGTGCCCGAGGACGTGATGGTGATGCGGCTGGCTGAGCTGCAGGAATTGCTCGACGCGCAGCGGCTGGCGTTCAACACCAGCCTGGTTGGCAAAACTCTTGCTGTTCTGTTCGAGAAAAAGGGGCGGCGTGCTGGTCAAATCGGCGGCCGGTCTCCCTATCTACAACCTGTTCAGGTCGAGGCGCCGGAAACGCTGATCGGCCGGATTGTGCCGGTCGAGATTACCGGCCTGGGGACGAATTCACTGTTTGGACGGCTGGCGGATGGAGCGGGATGCGAAAAAGTGGATGCCGGTTTTTCGCTTGAATCCCGCTCCGATTATGAGAACCGATCACGTTTATGA
- a CDS encoding VOC family protein, giving the protein MREPASGASFPSTGKVRPMKLNHVNLTSIDIPADRAMFEHYFGLRCLVSRGNGLAVMEDDDGMAFVLNNFTRKRGDFSYPEDSDVLHIGFIQETREAVDAIHARLVADGWDAPAPRDYHGAWTFYFKAKGGYFVEVATPTPVHPKA; this is encoded by the coding sequence TTGCGTGAACCAGCTTCCGGCGCGTCCTTTCCATCAACGGGAAAGGTACGTCCAATGAAGCTCAATCATGTGAATCTCACCAGCATCGACATTCCGGCTGACCGGGCAATGTTCGAACACTATTTCGGCCTGCGCTGCCTCGTTTCCCGCGGCAATGGATTGGCCGTAATGGAAGATGACGACGGCATGGCCTTCGTCCTGAATAATTTTACGCGCAAGCGCGGTGACTTCTCTTATCCGGAAGATTCCGATGTGCTGCACATCGGGTTCATCCAGGAAACGCGAGAAGCGGTCGATGCGATACATGCGCGCCTCGTTGCCGACGGTTGGGATGCGCCTGCGCCACGCGATTACCACGGCGCCTGGACCTTCTATTTCAAAGCAAAGGGCGGCTACTTCGTCGAAGTGGCAACGCCAACGCCCGTCCATCCAAAGGCATAA
- a CDS encoding NifU family protein — protein MFIETELTPNPATLKFLPGRQVMPDGTLDIPDASGAAQSPLAAALFEIPGVAGVYFGADFITVTKGANDWPELKPAILGVIMEHFTSGAPLLAEGVSADPDDEPDEFFAAEDAETVETIKELIETRVRPSVAGDGGDIKFRGFRDGTVYLAMKGSCSGCPSSTATLRHGIENLLRHFVPAVQTVQSI, from the coding sequence ATGTTTATCGAAACCGAACTCACGCCGAACCCGGCGACTCTCAAGTTCCTTCCCGGACGGCAAGTGATGCCGGACGGCACGCTCGACATTCCCGACGCCTCCGGCGCGGCGCAATCACCGCTCGCCGCGGCTCTGTTCGAAATTCCCGGCGTCGCCGGCGTTTATTTCGGCGCGGATTTCATCACCGTGACCAAGGGCGCCAACGACTGGCCGGAGCTGAAGCCCGCCATCCTCGGCGTCATCATGGAGCATTTCACCTCCGGCGCGCCGCTGCTGGCCGAGGGTGTGAGCGCGGACCCGGACGACGAGCCGGACGAGTTCTTCGCCGCCGAGGACGCCGAAACGGTCGAGACGATCAAGGAATTGATCGAGACGCGCGTGCGCCCCTCCGTTGCCGGCGACGGCGGCGACATCAAATTCCGCGGCTTCCGCGATGGCACGGTCTATCTGGCGATGAAGGGCTCGTGCTCGGGCTGCCCGTCCTCGACGGCGACGCTGCGGCACGGGATCGAGAATCTGCTGCGCCATTTCGTGCCCGCGGTGCAGACGGTGCAATCCATCTAG
- a CDS encoding flagellar motor protein MotA yields MAVEIDPYKLSSPRIYLVRMVVFLILVGFLALILNEQIAKDFKGNPALNSLIFFVLFVGIVLALRQVIRLFREVRWVNALPRGLENEVAQPVLLAPIATLLSGRPVNEAVLPTLTLRAVLDSIGTRLDEARDTSRYLTGLLIFLGLLGTFWGLLTTVSSIGGILNSLQSGGDAAVMFDDLKNNLARPLSGMSISFTSSLFGLAGSLVLGFLDLQAGQAQNRFYNELEDNLTARTAADAPLEPNAVAVAVPQDLRAALDKIAATADQTQARATSIAVANLAEGIQSLVQHMRTEQQMIRDWVEAQAAQNNELKDVLKQIASEAERR; encoded by the coding sequence ATGGCGGTCGAGATTGATCCTTACAAATTATCGTCGCCGCGCATCTATCTCGTCCGCATGGTGGTGTTCCTTATCCTCGTCGGCTTCCTCGCGCTGATCCTCAACGAGCAGATCGCCAAGGACTTCAAAGGCAACCCCGCTCTCAACAGCCTCATCTTCTTCGTGCTCTTCGTCGGCATCGTGCTGGCGCTGCGGCAGGTGATCCGCCTGTTCCGCGAGGTGCGCTGGGTCAATGCGCTGCCGCGCGGGCTGGAGAACGAGGTCGCCCAGCCGGTTCTGCTGGCGCCGATCGCCACGCTCCTGTCCGGACGGCCGGTGAACGAGGCCGTGCTGCCGACGCTGACGCTGCGCGCGGTTCTCGACTCGATTGGCACGCGGCTCGACGAAGCGCGCGATACTTCGCGCTATCTCACCGGGCTTTTGATCTTCCTTGGCCTGCTGGGCACGTTCTGGGGCCTGCTGACGACCGTCAGTTCGATCGGCGGCATCCTCAATTCATTGCAGAGCGGCGGCGACGCCGCGGTGATGTTCGACGATCTCAAGAACAATCTCGCCCGGCCGCTGTCCGGCATGAGCATTTCCTTCACTTCCTCGCTCTTCGGCCTCGCCGGTTCGCTGGTGCTCGGCTTCCTCGATCTGCAGGCCGGCCAGGCGCAAAACCGCTTCTACAACGAGCTCGAGGACAATCTCACCGCGCGCACCGCGGCCGACGCTCCGCTGGAACCCAATGCTGTCGCCGTTGCTGTACCGCAGGATCTGCGCGCCGCGCTCGACAAGATCGCCGCCACCGCCGATCAGACGCAGGCGCGCGCAACCTCGATCGCCGTCGCCAATCTCGCCGAAGGAATCCAGAGCCTGGTGCAGCATATGCGCACCGAGCAGCAGATGATCCGCGACTGGGTCGAGGCCCAGGCGGCGCAGAACAACGAATTGAAAGACGTACTGAAACAGATTGCCAGCGAAGCGGAGCGCCGCTGA
- a CDS encoding peptidoglycan -binding protein — translation MPLARARRAQRPIDYWPGFVDALTTMLLVITFLLSVFMLAQFFLAREVSGKDTVLNKLNKQIAELTAQLALAQTNRADAQNTIASLTATLSEEKQKNGELQGAISLAGAGAGSADQRLTAAEQQLASEKQISAQALAQIDILNQQIGALRRQLAALDDALSASESRDKESQAKIADLGSRLNIALAQKVQELSRYRSDFFGRLRQILGDRPDIRTVGDRFVFQSEVLFETGKAQLNPDGKTELDKLADAVVELNKEIPPEIPWVLRVDGHTDKRPMQSSEFHSNWDLSAARAIAVVQYLVSKGVPADRLVAAAFGEFQPIDPADSDDAYAKNRRIELKLTEK, via the coding sequence ATGCCGCTCGCCCGCGCGCGGCGTGCGCAGCGCCCGATCGATTACTGGCCGGGCTTCGTCGATGCGCTGACGACGATGCTGCTCGTCATCACCTTTCTGCTTTCCGTCTTCATGCTCGCGCAATTCTTCCTCGCCCGCGAAGTCTCGGGCAAGGATACGGTGCTCAACAAGCTCAACAAGCAGATCGCCGAACTCACCGCCCAGCTCGCTTTGGCACAGACGAACCGCGCCGATGCGCAGAATACGATTGCTTCCCTGACGGCGACGCTGTCCGAGGAAAAACAGAAGAACGGCGAATTGCAGGGCGCGATTTCCCTGGCGGGTGCGGGCGCCGGCAGCGCCGATCAGCGTCTCACCGCCGCCGAGCAGCAACTTGCGAGCGAAAAGCAGATTTCCGCGCAGGCTCTGGCGCAGATCGACATCCTCAATCAGCAGATCGGCGCCTTGCGGCGGCAGCTCGCCGCGCTCGACGATGCGCTCTCCGCCTCCGAGTCGCGCGATAAGGAATCGCAGGCGAAAATCGCCGACCTCGGTTCGCGGCTGAACATCGCTCTGGCGCAAAAGGTGCAGGAGCTTTCGCGCTATCGCTCCGATTTCTTCGGCCGGCTGCGACAGATTCTTGGCGACCGGCCGGATATCCGCACGGTCGGCGACCGTTTCGTCTTTCAATCCGAAGTTTTGTTCGAGACCGGCAAGGCGCAGTTGAATCCCGACGGCAAGACCGAACTCGATAAGCTCGCAGATGCCGTCGTCGAGTTGAACAAGGAGATTCCGCCGGAAATCCCCTGGGTCCTGCGCGTCGACGGGCATACCGATAAGCGGCCGATGCAATCGAGCGAGTTTCATTCGAACTGGGATCTCTCGGCTGCCCGCGCCATCGCCGTCGTGCAATATCTCGTCAGCAAGGGCGTGCCGGCCGACCGGCTCGTCGCCGCGGCCTTTGGCGAATTCCAGCCGATCGATCCCGCCGACAGCGACGATGCCTACGCCAAGAACCGCCGCATCGAATTGAAGCTGACGGAAAAATAG
- a CDS encoding tyrosine-type recombinase/integrase: protein MPTSKRPLQHVARFILLALYSGTRAATVAAASPLRAEGRSYIDLERGVFYRLAGGKELPPSVSHPCGCRQSFWRTCVRCQKLGIAKTHFVEWNGKPIQLVRTGFATAVTGAKLEGRVTPHTLRHTAAAWLMQNGVPMWEAAGFWACRRKFWKRPTATITRTT from the coding sequence ATGCCCACGTCGAAGCGCCCGCTACAGCATGTGGCACGCTTTATATTGCTCGCCCTGTATAGCGGCACCCGTGCCGCGACGGTGGCCGCCGCTTCGCCCCTAAGGGCTGAAGGTCGGTCCTATATCGACCTTGAACGCGGCGTTTTTTATCGGCTTGCGGGAGGAAAAGAGCTACCGCCAAGCGTCAGCCACCCGTGCGGCTGCCGCCAGAGCTTTTGGCGCACCTGCGTGCGCTGTCAGAAGCTGGGCATCGCCAAAACCCATTTCGTAGAATGGAATGGCAAGCCCATCCAATTAGTCAGGACGGGCTTCGCAACGGCTGTCACAGGCGCCAAGCTGGAAGGCCGCGTCACGCCCCATACGCTTCGGCACACCGCAGCGGCCTGGCTGATGCAGAACGGCGTTCCGATGTGGGAGGCGGCTGGCTTCTGGGCATGTCGAAGGAAATTCTGGAAAAGACCTACGGCCACCATCACCCGAACCACATGA
- a CDS encoding inositol monophosphatase family protein, producing MIRSALMNVMTAAALKAGRGLKRDLGEVENLQVSIKGPGDFVSAADRKSEKTLFEELSKARPGYGFVLEESGIIEGADKTHTWYIDPLDGTTNFLHGLPLFAISIGLEREGQMVAGLVYNPASDDMYIAEKGQGAYHNNRRLRVAARRDFSSALIGCGIPHLGKKGHEGFQAEFAAVMARAANLRRLGAAALDLCFVAQGSYDGFWERGLKPWDMAAGLLIIREAGGFVTDADGGADILGTGSICAGNDAIHTQLLALLRSAK from the coding sequence ATGATCCGTTCTGCCCTGATGAATGTGATGACCGCCGCGGCGCTGAAAGCCGGGCGCGGCCTGAAGCGCGATCTCGGCGAAGTCGAGAACCTTCAGGTTTCAATCAAGGGGCCCGGCGATTTCGTCTCTGCCGCCGACCGGAAGTCCGAGAAAACCCTCTTTGAGGAACTCTCCAAGGCAAGGCCAGGTTATGGTTTCGTGCTCGAGGAATCCGGCATCATCGAGGGCGCCGACAAGACGCACACCTGGTATATCGACCCGCTCGACGGCACGACCAATTTTCTCCACGGCCTGCCGCTCTTCGCGATTTCCATCGGTCTGGAGCGCGAGGGCCAGATGGTCGCCGGGCTCGTCTACAACCCCGCCAGCGACGACATGTATATTGCCGAAAAGGGTCAGGGCGCTTATCACAACAACCGCCGCCTGCGTGTCGCGGCGCGGCGCGATTTTTCCAGTGCGCTGATCGGCTGCGGCATCCCGCATCTCGGCAAAAAGGGGCATGAGGGCTTCCAGGCGGAATTCGCCGCCGTCATGGCCCGCGCCGCCAATCTGCGGCGGCTCGGCGCCGCGGCGCTCGATCTCTGCTTTGTCGCGCAAGGCTCCTATGACGGTTTTTGGGAGCGCGGCCTGAAACCCTGGGATATGGCGGCGGGCCTGCTGATCATCCGGGAAGCCGGCGGTTTCGTCACCGATGCCGACGGCGGCGCGGACATTCTCGGCACCGGCTCGATCTGCGCCGGCAACGACGCCATCCATACGCAACTGCTGGCGCTGCTGCGCAGCGCAAAATAG
- the tsaB gene encoding tRNA (adenosine(37)-N6)-threonylcarbamoyltransferase complex dimerization subunit type 1 TsaB, with the protein MTRILAIDTALDAVSACIFDDSASEPLALETLFMQRGQAEALMPLLDRVVSQTEEGFKGLDRIAVTVGPGSFTGLRVGIAAARAIGLACHVPVVGVSTLAALAAPLILEAQPGLVVPAIDARHGSLYFAVFGPDGRALVLPRVATVREAVRLLGTGPIRLAGSGAPMLAIEAKSAGLSAEVVGETGAPDIAFVARLGLLADPKGAPPRPLYLKPPDAKPQDQAHIPLAPA; encoded by the coding sequence ATGACCCGAATCCTCGCGATCGATACGGCCCTCGATGCGGTCTCCGCCTGCATCTTCGATGACAGTGCCAGCGAGCCTCTCGCGTTGGAAACGCTCTTCATGCAGCGCGGGCAGGCCGAGGCGCTGATGCCGCTGCTCGATCGCGTCGTGTCGCAGACCGAAGAGGGCTTCAAGGGCCTCGACCGGATCGCGGTGACGGTCGGCCCCGGCTCGTTCACCGGGCTGCGTGTCGGCATCGCCGCCGCGCGCGCCATCGGCCTCGCCTGCCATGTGCCGGTCGTCGGCGTCTCGACGCTCGCCGCGCTTGCCGCGCCGCTGATCCTTGAGGCACAGCCCGGTCTTGTCGTCCCGGCGATCGATGCCAGGCACGGCAGCCTCTATTTCGCGGTCTTCGGCCCCGACGGGCGCGCGCTCGTCCTGCCGCGCGTCGCGACGGTGCGCGAGGCCGTGCGTCTGCTCGGCACCGGTCCGATACGCCTTGCCGGCTCGGGCGCGCCGATGCTGGCGATCGAGGCCAAATCGGCCGGCCTCAGCGCAGAAGTCGTCGGCGAGACCGGCGCGCCGGATATCGCCTTCGTCGCCCGGCTTGGCCTGCTCGCCGACCCGAAAGGGGCGCCGCCGCGGCCGCTCTATCTCAAGCCGCCGGACGCCAAGCCTCAGGATCAGGCCCATATTCCGCTCGCGCCTGCCTGA
- a CDS encoding NAD(P)H-dependent glycerol-3-phosphate dehydrogenase, producing MARYTHIAVLGAGAWGTALANLAARNAAKVHLWAHDPNHAIEMTATGVNARRLPGVPLPANLVPTAALADIANAEAIFLAVPAQAVRQTCLALAEIIGNDVPLVICAKGIERTSGLFLSEVIAEVLPENPGAVLSGPSFAEDVAKGLPTAVTLAARSEDEAAELARTLATPWFRLYHSRDIRGVEIGGAAKNVLAIASGIAAGRGLGASAGAALIARGFAELSRFGRAYGADVATLAGLSGLGDLVLTCTSGQSRNFSFGFALGRGKDIAAARAEGHTTEGVFTAGVLVDLAHRKGIDMPISEAVDAVLAERISIDAAIEALLARPLKSELTQALSNEG from the coding sequence ATGGCACGTTACACCCATATCGCCGTGCTTGGCGCCGGAGCCTGGGGTACGGCGCTCGCCAACCTCGCCGCGCGCAACGCGGCCAAGGTTCATCTCTGGGCGCACGACCCGAACCACGCGATCGAGATGACGGCGACGGGCGTTAATGCGCGGCGCCTGCCCGGCGTTCCCTTGCCGGCCAATCTCGTCCCGACCGCGGCGCTTGCCGATATCGCCAACGCCGAAGCGATCTTTCTCGCCGTGCCGGCGCAGGCGGTGCGGCAGACCTGTCTCGCGCTCGCGGAGATCATCGGCAACGATGTTCCGCTGGTGATCTGTGCCAAGGGTATCGAACGGACGAGCGGACTTTTCCTCAGCGAGGTGATCGCCGAAGTCCTGCCGGAGAATCCGGGCGCCGTGCTTTCCGGCCCGAGCTTCGCCGAGGATGTCGCCAAAGGACTGCCGACGGCGGTGACGCTCGCCGCGCGCAGCGAAGATGAGGCAGCCGAGCTGGCGCGCACGCTCGCCACGCCGTGGTTCCGGCTCTACCATTCGCGCGACATTCGCGGCGTCGAAATTGGCGGCGCGGCGAAGAATGTGCTCGCCATCGCCAGCGGCATCGCCGCCGGGCGCGGGCTCGGCGCCAGCGCCGGGGCGGCGCTGATCGCGCGCGGCTTCGCTGAGCTATCGCGCTTCGGCCGCGCCTATGGCGCCGACGTCGCGACGCTCGCGGGCCTCTCCGGCCTCGGCGATCTCGTGCTCACCTGCACCTCCGGCCAATCGCGCAATTTCTCTTTCGGCTTCGCGCTCGGGCGCGGCAAGGACATCGCCGCGGCGCGCGCCGAGGGCCATACGACCGAGGGCGTCTTCACCGCCGGCGTGCTCGTCGATCTGGCGCATCGCAAAGGAATCGACATGCCGATCAGCGAAGCCGTCGATGCCGTGCTGGCCGAGCGCATTAGCATCGATGCGGCGATCGAGGCGCTGCTGGCGCGGCCGTTGAAGTCGGAACTGACGCAGGCGCTTTCCAACGAAGGATGA